In Desulfovibrio sp. 86, the following proteins share a genomic window:
- a CDS encoding carbohydrate kinase family protein — protein MAIYVSGSLAFDRIMTFPGNFQDHILMDKLHMINVSFMVDGMDERRGGCAGNIAYTLALLGEKPVIVAAAGRDFDSYALTLTAHGLPLDGIRRAEDVFTALCYITTDMNSNQITGFYPGAMTLPAEYDFPGLDARQDLAIVSPGNVEDMRRLPRLYREKGVPYIFDPGQQLPVLTSQELLEAIEGSLACITNDYELNMICKATGKSEAEIAARTQWLVTTLGSEGAQVRGKGENIRIAPVPISKVLDPTGAGDAHRAGLIKGLVHGLAMPEAARLGSVSASFALEKLGTQEHTLTPADFCQRYEAVFGPMPKGIFAA, from the coding sequence ATGGCCATTTACGTTTCCGGCTCGCTGGCCTTTGACCGCATTATGACCTTTCCCGGCAATTTTCAGGATCATATCCTCATGGACAAGCTGCACATGATCAATGTCAGCTTCATGGTGGACGGCATGGACGAAAGGCGCGGAGGCTGCGCGGGCAATATTGCCTATACCCTTGCCTTGCTTGGTGAAAAACCTGTGATTGTGGCGGCGGCCGGACGTGACTTCGACTCCTACGCCCTGACGCTGACCGCCCACGGTCTGCCCCTGGACGGCATTCGCCGTGCGGAGGACGTGTTCACGGCCCTGTGCTACATCACCACAGACATGAACAGCAACCAGATCACCGGCTTTTACCCTGGGGCCATGACCCTGCCCGCCGAGTATGACTTCCCCGGCCTCGACGCGCGGCAGGATCTGGCCATCGTGTCTCCCGGCAATGTGGAAGACATGCGCCGCCTACCCCGTCTGTACCGTGAAAAGGGCGTGCCCTATATTTTCGATCCCGGCCAGCAGTTGCCCGTGCTCACCAGCCAGGAACTGCTTGAAGCCATTGAAGGCTCGCTGGCCTGCATCACCAACGACTATGAACTGAACATGATCTGCAAGGCCACGGGCAAGAGCGAGGCTGAAATCGCGGCGCGCACCCAGTGGCTTGTGACCACCCTTGGCTCGGAGGGCGCGCAAGTGCGCGGCAAGGGCGAAAACATACGCATCGCGCCCGTGCCCATCAGCAAGGTGCTGGACCCCACCGGCGCGGGCGACGCCCACCGTGCGGGGCTTATCAAGGGGCTGGTGCACGGTCTTGCCATGCCGGAAGCCGCCAGGCTTGGCTCCGTCAGCGCGAGCTTTGCCCTGGAAAAGCTGGGCACGCAGGAACACACCTTAACGCCCGCAGACTTTTGTCAGCGGTACGAGGCCGTTTTCGGGCCCATGCCCAAGGGCATTTTTGCCGCGTAA
- the cutA gene encoding divalent-cation tolerance protein CutA, producing the protein MSFLVYVTAPDEALALTLARALVGEGLAAGVNIVPGARSIYRWRGEVHDVEEHLLVAQVSRAALPAFEAAVKRLHSYEVPCMVAVPIEAGHGPFLDWIRENSRPPAPADD; encoded by the coding sequence ATGTCCTTTCTGGTTTACGTCACTGCCCCGGATGAAGCGCTTGCCCTTACCCTTGCCAGAGCGTTGGTGGGCGAGGGGCTTGCCGCCGGCGTCAACATCGTGCCCGGCGCGCGCTCCATATACCGCTGGCGCGGTGAGGTGCATGACGTTGAGGAACATCTGCTTGTGGCCCAGGTGAGCCGTGCGGCCCTGCCAGCCTTTGAGGCGGCGGTAAAGCGCCTGCACAGTTATGAGGTTCCCTGCATGGTGGCGGTGCCCATTGAGGCGGGGCACGGGCCTTTTCTGGACTGGATCCGGGAAAACAGCCGTCCGCCCGCTCCCGCAGACGACTAG
- a CDS encoding DMT family transporter encodes MLYVTLMILAGCLTAMQSPINAALSRTVGVLESSFVSFACGALFLGLAMLFFGRGHIWRLAEAPSWQWIGGIFGAIMVLNTIIAVPRIGVLATAMAMIFGNLLMAAIIDNYGWFSVPVTPFGWSRLLGFILVLAGLALVFRR; translated from the coding sequence ATGCTGTACGTCACTCTCATGATTCTGGCGGGCTGTCTGACGGCCATGCAGTCGCCCATCAACGCGGCCCTGAGCCGCACAGTGGGCGTGCTGGAAAGCAGCTTTGTCTCTTTTGCCTGCGGGGCGCTGTTTCTTGGGCTTGCCATGCTTTTTTTCGGGCGCGGGCACATATGGCGGCTGGCCGAAGCGCCTTCCTGGCAGTGGATAGGCGGCATTTTCGGGGCCATCATGGTGCTGAACACCATCATCGCCGTGCCGCGCATTGGCGTGCTGGCTACCGCCATGGCCATGATTTTCGGCAATCTTCTTATGGCGGCCATTATTGACAACTATGGCTGGTTCAGCGTGCCAGTGACGCCCTTTGGCTGGAGCAGGCTTTTGGGCTTTATCTTGGTGCTGGCCGGTCTGGCTCTGGTGTTTCGGCGTTAG
- a CDS encoding efflux RND transporter periplasmic adaptor subunit codes for MTIPPKATNPRNVRLLTALAALLCLCLAQAGCSDQEHPATDTPQARYLPVTPERLVLTSELPGRVAALVTAEVRPQVDGIIQQRLFEEGAVVAKGQTLYQIDPAVYEAARNTAKAELEEAQVHAAAQQKREARVRVLARANAVSQQELDDVQAELGRARARVARARAALETAEINLDYTRIKAPVAGKIGRSSVTRGALVTANQTSPLAVIQQIDHVYVDITQPSASMLRLRRLAASLGPAWGKGASGARLILEDGTPYAASNALTAPTAAGAQNAADAPNADGAANTADTAGAELHWITGDLLFAEISVAQSTGNVSLRALFPNPEGLLLPGMYARVLIEEGVIENALLVPQRAVMTDSEGRHFVLTLQGAAPTFTVQKKNVQLDRPHGNRWLVRSGLEAGDLVVIEGLQKAVPGGKAAGTPWQAEASTQVSAQPRADTQDGHNNQGGR; via the coding sequence ATGACCATACCCCCAAAAGCCACGAATCCCCGTAACGTCCGGCTTCTCACCGCCCTCGCCGCCCTGCTCTGCCTCTGTCTGGCGCAGGCCGGTTGCAGCGATCAGGAGCACCCCGCAACCGACACGCCGCAGGCGCGCTATCTGCCCGTGACGCCGGAGCGCCTTGTGCTGACCAGCGAACTGCCCGGCCGTGTGGCGGCTCTGGTCACGGCCGAAGTGCGCCCGCAGGTGGACGGCATCATACAGCAACGCTTGTTTGAAGAAGGGGCGGTCGTAGCCAAGGGGCAGACGCTTTACCAGATCGACCCCGCCGTATATGAGGCAGCCAGAAACACCGCCAAAGCCGAACTGGAGGAAGCCCAGGTGCATGCGGCGGCCCAGCAGAAACGCGAAGCCCGCGTCAGGGTGCTGGCCAGGGCCAATGCCGTGAGCCAGCAGGAGCTGGACGACGTGCAGGCCGAACTGGGCCGGGCCAGGGCGCGCGTGGCCAGGGCACGTGCCGCGCTGGAAACGGCGGAGATCAATCTTGACTATACGCGCATCAAGGCTCCTGTGGCCGGAAAGATCGGCAGGTCGTCGGTCACGCGGGGCGCGCTTGTCACGGCCAACCAGACAAGCCCTCTGGCGGTCATACAGCAGATTGACCACGTATATGTGGACATCACCCAGCCCAGCGCCAGCATGCTGCGCCTGCGCCGCCTTGCCGCGTCCCTTGGCCCGGCCTGGGGAAAGGGCGCCAGCGGGGCGCGCCTTATTCTTGAAGACGGCACGCCGTACGCCGCGTCAAATGCACTAACTGCGCCAACTGCGGCGGGTGCGCAAAATGCGGCGGACGCGCCAAATGCAGATGGGGCGGCCAATACGGCGGACACGGCAGGGGCCGAACTGCACTGGATTACGGGCGACCTGCTGTTTGCGGAAATAAGCGTGGCCCAGTCCACCGGCAACGTGAGCCTGCGCGCCCTGTTTCCCAATCCCGAAGGACTGCTCTTGCCGGGCATGTACGCCCGCGTGCTCATCGAAGAAGGCGTCATCGAAAACGCGCTTCTTGTTCCCCAACGGGCTGTCATGACTGACAGTGAGGGACGCCATTTTGTCCTGACCCTGCAGGGCGCGGCCCCGACATTTACGGTACAGAAAAAAAATGTGCAGCTTGACCGCCCCCACGGCAACCGCTGGCTTGTGCGCTCCGGCCTCGAAGCCGGTGACCTCGTGGTCATTGAGGGGCTGCAAAAAGCCGTGCCCGGCGGCAAGGCTGCCGGAACCCCGTGGCAGGCGGAGGCCAGCACGCAAGTCAGCGCGCAGCCCAGGGCCGACACGCAGGACGGCCACAACAATCAGGGTGGGCGATAG
- the aldA gene encoding aldehyde dehydrogenase, which produces MRSYLQFINGKLVPGLSDTMIEVENPSTGKIMAHTPNGGREDAMAALEAATRAQSGWAALSSAARAEYLKKFAAVIRKHRHDLGRILAEEQAKTHPLAQVEVDFTADYFDYYAGWARIYEGEIIQSDRPRENILLYRQPIGVVVGICPWNFPFFVMARKVAPSLLVGCTAVIKPSSVAPATTMEFARLVAEEVDLPAGVLNIITGGGGSMGEALASSPQADMISLTGSVEAGQRIIAASAENVTKVSLELGGKAPAIVCRDADMDLAVKAVTASRTIFSGQVCNCAERLYVHESIADQFAEKLAVAFNSVRLGNPFDDPAPDMCSQISAEHLEKIEGMVKRAQADGAETVTGGARAAQGSGYFYTPTLLRNCRQDMEIVRKEVFGPVLPMLTFRELDEAIMLANDCEYGLTSSIYTSNISNALEAVNKLKFGETYVNRENFEAMQGFHAGWRKSGIGGADGKHGLMEYLQTHVAYIQY; this is translated from the coding sequence ATGCGTTCATATTTGCAGTTCATCAACGGTAAACTGGTTCCCGGTCTGTCGGACACCATGATAGAAGTGGAAAATCCTTCAACCGGAAAAATAATGGCCCATACTCCCAATGGCGGGCGCGAGGACGCCATGGCCGCCCTGGAGGCCGCCACCAGGGCGCAGAGCGGCTGGGCCGCCCTGAGCTCGGCTGCCCGCGCTGAATATCTGAAAAAATTCGCCGCCGTCATCCGCAAACACCGTCATGATCTGGGCCGCATCCTGGCTGAGGAGCAGGCCAAGACCCATCCGCTGGCGCAGGTGGAAGTGGATTTTACGGCAGACTACTTTGACTATTATGCCGGTTGGGCGCGCATCTATGAAGGGGAGATCATCCAGAGCGACCGCCCGCGTGAAAACATCCTGCTGTACCGCCAGCCCATTGGCGTGGTTGTGGGCATCTGCCCCTGGAACTTCCCCTTCTTTGTCATGGCCCGCAAGGTGGCCCCGTCCCTTCTGGTGGGCTGCACCGCCGTCATCAAACCCAGCAGCGTGGCCCCGGCCACCACAATGGAATTTGCCAGGCTGGTGGCCGAGGAGGTGGATCTGCCCGCAGGCGTGCTCAACATCATCACGGGCGGCGGCGGCAGCATGGGTGAGGCCCTGGCGTCCAGCCCGCAGGCGGACATGATTTCACTTACCGGCAGTGTTGAGGCCGGGCAACGCATTATCGCCGCCAGCGCGGAAAATGTTACCAAGGTTTCGCTGGAACTGGGCGGCAAGGCTCCGGCCATTGTGTGCCGGGACGCGGATATGGATCTGGCCGTCAAGGCTGTCACTGCCTCGCGCACCATCTTCAGCGGCCAGGTGTGCAACTGCGCAGAGCGGCTGTATGTGCACGAGAGTATTGCCGATCAGTTTGCGGAAAAACTGGCTGTGGCCTTTAACAGCGTGCGTCTGGGCAATCCCTTTGACGACCCCGCGCCCGACATGTGCAGTCAGATCAGTGCCGAACACCTTGAAAAGATCGAGGGCATGGTAAAGCGCGCCCAGGCCGACGGTGCGGAAACGGTCACTGGCGGGGCACGCGCGGCACAGGGAAGCGGGTATTTTTATACGCCGACCCTGCTGCGCAACTGCCGTCAGGACATGGAGATAGTACGCAAGGAAGTGTTTGGCCCCGTGCTGCCCATGCTGACCTTCCGCGAGCTGGATGAGGCCATCATGCTTGCCAATGACTGCGAATACGGCCTGACCTCGTCCATTTACACGAGCAATATCTCCAACGCCCTTGAGGCGGTCAACAAGCTGAAGTTTGGCGAAACCTACGTGAACCGCGAAAACTTCGAGGCCATGCAGGGCTTCCACGCGGGCTGGCGCAAGTCCGGCATCGGCGGAGCCGACGGCAAACACGGGCTGATGGAATATCTCCAAACCCACGTGGCCTACATTCAATATTAG
- a CDS encoding DUF134 domain-containing protein, with amino-acid sequence MPQSTCFGPMAGPDGGPAPDAPPSGRGMRPGGGPGSGRGGHGGHGGGPGSGHGMHGMHAEAVVMTVDQYETVRLIDLEGFTQEACAEKMEIARTTVQSIYAEARKKLADALVNGKMLRIEGGEYKLCEGSDQPCGHEGCHHRRRF; translated from the coding sequence ATGCCCCAGAGCACATGTTTCGGCCCCATGGCCGGGCCTGACGGCGGCCCCGCGCCGGATGCGCCCCCCTCCGGTCGAGGCATGCGCCCCGGCGGCGGCCCCGGATCGGGACGCGGCGGACACGGAGGCCACGGCGGCGGCCCCGGATCGGGACACGGCATGCACGGCATGCACGCCGAAGCCGTGGTCATGACTGTGGACCAGTATGAAACCGTCCGCCTGATTGATCTGGAAGGATTCACGCAGGAAGCCTGCGCCGAAAAAATGGAGATCGCCCGCACCACTGTGCAAAGCATCTATGCGGAGGCGCGCAAAAAACTGGCCGACGCTCTGGTCAACGGCAAGATGCTGCGCATAGAGGGCGGCGAATACAAACTTTGCGAAGGCTCGGACCAGCCCTGTGGTCACGAGGGCTGCCATCACAGGCGGCGCTTTTAG
- a CDS encoding YbaK/EbsC family protein has product MRVDAVKAVLASHGLAEAYMEFAVSSATVDLAAAAVGCEPGRIAKSLSVMGMDGPMVLVVMGTARLDNRKFKDVFGCKPRFIKPEELSDMVGHPMGGVCPFALHDTVRVYLDASLRRFDPVYPAAGAPNNAVRVTLDALERITGGTWVDVCKEEQPA; this is encoded by the coding sequence ATGCGTGTGGATGCGGTAAAGGCCGTGCTGGCAAGTCACGGTCTGGCAGAGGCATATATGGAATTTGCGGTGTCGAGCGCCACTGTGGATCTGGCCGCAGCGGCGGTGGGTTGCGAGCCGGGGCGTATTGCCAAGAGCCTTTCGGTCATGGGTATGGACGGCCCAATGGTGCTGGTGGTTATGGGCACGGCCAGGCTGGACAACCGCAAGTTCAAGGATGTTTTTGGCTGCAAGCCCCGCTTCATCAAGCCCGAAGAGTTGTCTGACATGGTGGGGCATCCCATGGGCGGCGTCTGCCCCTTTGCGCTGCACGACACTGTGCGCGTGTATCTTGATGCGAGCCTCAGGCGCTTTGACCCCGTATACCCTGCGGCTGGCGCGCCCAATAATGCGGTGCGGGTAACGCTGGACGCGCTTGAACGCATCACCGGGGGAACCTGGGTTGATGTGTGCAAGGAGGAGCAGCCCGCCTGA
- a CDS encoding MerR family transcriptional regulator, which produces MKYLSTGEFARLCRTRKDTLLFYDKEGLLKPRLVSENGYRRYHIGQFYEFDMVAMLKETGSSLKEIRTFMQEPDPAGLLTHLEEKKRLLHRERMRMAAREKMLEATIAFGHEALNARYDVLDLVKMPEERLELTPVSEEDQATEEGSIEIFAEFAEKFEKQGRPVPMPLGFLAEKEKISTRVYLADYFFCGASRESRRENLFIRPAGLYARFYHKGDTQSHADAYSRMVDAIEQRGWVINGHMYGYDMASYIISTNPMEYVAKYCVPVCVTENGAQAQTQE; this is translated from the coding sequence ATGAAGTATTTGAGCACGGGAGAATTCGCCAGGCTGTGCAGAACGCGAAAAGACACCTTGCTGTTTTATGACAAGGAAGGATTGCTGAAGCCGCGCCTTGTGTCGGAAAATGGCTACAGGCGCTATCACATCGGGCAGTTTTATGAATTCGACATGGTGGCCATGCTCAAGGAAACGGGCAGTTCGCTGAAGGAAATACGCACCTTCATGCAGGAACCCGATCCTGCGGGCCTGCTGACGCATCTTGAGGAAAAAAAGCGGCTCCTGCATCGGGAGCGCATGCGTATGGCCGCCAGGGAAAAAATGCTTGAAGCGACCATAGCCTTTGGCCATGAAGCACTGAACGCCCGCTACGACGTCCTGGACCTTGTGAAAATGCCGGAAGAGCGGCTTGAATTGACGCCTGTGAGCGAAGAAGACCAGGCAACCGAAGAAGGTTCCATTGAAATATTTGCCGAATTTGCAGAAAAGTTTGAAAAGCAGGGGCGTCCTGTGCCCATGCCTCTTGGTTTTCTGGCGGAAAAGGAAAAGATTTCTACCCGCGTGTATCTGGCGGACTATTTTTTCTGCGGCGCATCAAGGGAAAGCAGACGCGAAAACCTGTTCATTCGCCCCGCCGGGTTGTACGCGAGGTTTTATCATAAAGGTGATACCCAAAGCCATGCAGATGCCTACAGCCGCATGGTGGACGCCATTGAGCAGCGCGGCTGGGTCATCAACGGCCACATGTACGGCTATGACATGGCCAGTTATATCATTTCCACAAACCCCATGGAGTACGTGGCAAAGTACTGCGTCCCGGTATGCGTTACCGAAAATGGGGCGCAGGCACAGACCCAGGAATAG
- the nth gene encoding endonuclease III gives MSTKNTRPARAKKVLEALRTRYPHPHTHLDAETAWQLLVATVLAAQCTDARVNTVTPELFRRWPGPGEMAKAGIEEIETVIRPTGFYHSKAKNLLGAAVRVCDVYGGQVPKTLEELITLPGVARKTANVVLFGAFGINEGLAVDTHVKRISYRLGLTEETDPVPIERDLMKLFPREDWGDVNHRMVWFGREVCEARKPLCGQCEMAAFCPKLEPPKTPRPQRKKTATP, from the coding sequence ATGAGCACGAAGAACACCCGCCCGGCCCGGGCGAAAAAAGTTCTTGAGGCGCTGCGGACCCGCTACCCCCATCCGCATACCCATCTGGACGCCGAAACCGCCTGGCAGCTGTTGGTAGCCACGGTGCTGGCCGCCCAGTGTACAGACGCCAGGGTCAATACCGTCACCCCGGAACTGTTTCGCCGCTGGCCCGGCCCCGGAGAGATGGCCAAAGCAGGCATTGAAGAGATAGAAACGGTTATCCGCCCCACAGGATTCTACCACAGCAAGGCCAAAAACCTGCTGGGAGCGGCTGTCCGCGTATGCGACGTTTACGGCGGGCAGGTGCCCAAGACCCTTGAAGAACTCATCACCCTGCCGGGCGTGGCGCGCAAGACGGCCAATGTGGTGCTGTTCGGGGCTTTTGGCATCAATGAAGGGCTTGCTGTGGACACGCACGTAAAACGCATCAGCTATCGCCTTGGACTTACTGAAGAAACAGACCCTGTCCCCATTGAGCGCGATCTCATGAAGCTTTTTCCACGTGAGGACTGGGGCGATGTGAACCACCGCATGGTCTGGTTTGGCCGCGAAGTGTGCGAGGCGCGCAAGCCCCTGTGCGGCCAGTGTGAAATGGCGGCGTTCTGCCCAAAACTTGAGCCCCCCAAAACGCCGCGCCCGCAACGCAAGAAAACAGCTACGCCTTAA
- a CDS encoding cupin domain-containing protein — MIYRADALDGFEKEMFGGPGTTKFTKIVNEEGLAGKGRLFNVVNLKPGCAIGSHKHSGELEIYYVLKGQGTYNDNGTSIQVKAGDVTVCNDGEVHGILNSGTEDLDMIALILFTK, encoded by the coding sequence ATGATCTATCGCGCTGATGCTCTTGACGGATTTGAAAAAGAAATGTTCGGCGGCCCCGGAACCACCAAGTTCACCAAGATCGTCAATGAAGAAGGCCTCGCCGGCAAGGGCCGCCTGTTCAACGTGGTGAACCTCAAGCCCGGCTGCGCCATTGGCAGCCACAAGCACAGCGGCGAACTGGAAATCTACTATGTGCTCAAAGGCCAGGGAACCTATAACGACAACGGCACGTCCATACAGGTCAAAGCCGGCGACGTCACTGTCTGTAACGACGGCGAGGTGCACGGCATCCTCAACAGCGGCACCGAAGATCTGGATATGATCGCCCTTATCCTGTTCACGAAATAG
- a CDS encoding chemotaxis protein: MSQNSLLNVNNNELEIIEFIIDEKQPDGSSYSGHYGINVAKVLEIIRLPNITSVPSKCDPSVLGTFNLRGKVLPILNLATWLGKTMAEESNAKVIVTEFSGVQAAFLVSSVTSIHRMTWDRIEPPNQYVQNYSRDSITGVLRIQDRVLFILDMEKILASLDSTLDMSQIKVDTSPVEGAAQFHLLVADDSNSLRHIIKSSLQKSGFQVTAVASGRQAWEFLQKTRDEAQAQGKELTDIVHLVISDIEMPEMDGHMLTAKIRDTPGMNTLPIILFSSLITEALYAKGVKVGADKQVSKPDLPGLSKIIRELIAEKLNK, from the coding sequence ATGTCGCAGAACAGCTTGCTCAACGTCAATAACAATGAACTTGAGATCATTGAATTTATCATCGACGAGAAGCAGCCGGACGGCAGCTCCTACAGCGGGCACTATGGCATCAACGTGGCCAAGGTGCTCGAGATCATCCGCCTGCCCAACATCACCAGCGTGCCCAGCAAATGTGATCCTTCGGTGCTCGGCACCTTCAATCTGCGGGGCAAGGTGCTGCCTATCCTCAATCTTGCCACATGGCTCGGCAAAACCATGGCCGAGGAGTCCAACGCCAAGGTCATTGTAACGGAGTTCAGCGGGGTGCAGGCGGCATTTCTGGTCTCGTCCGTCACGAGCATCCACCGCATGACCTGGGACCGCATCGAACCGCCGAACCAGTACGTGCAGAACTACTCGCGCGACAGCATCACCGGCGTGCTGCGCATTCAGGACAGAGTGCTCTTTATTCTGGATATGGAAAAAATTCTGGCCAGCCTGGACAGCACGCTGGACATGTCGCAGATCAAGGTGGACACCTCGCCCGTGGAGGGCGCGGCCCAGTTTCATCTGCTTGTGGCCGACGATTCCAACTCGCTGCGCCACATCATCAAGTCCTCGCTGCAAAAATCCGGCTTTCAGGTCACGGCCGTGGCCAGCGGACGTCAGGCCTGGGAATTTCTGCAAAAAACCCGCGACGAAGCCCAGGCCCAGGGCAAGGAACTTACCGACATCGTCCATCTGGTCATTTCGGACATCGAGATGCCCGAAATGGACGGCCACATGCTCACGGCAAAAATTCGCGACACCCCCGGCATGAACACCCTGCCCATCATCCTCTTTTCTTCGCTCATCACCGAAGCCCTGTACGCCAAGGGCGTCAAGGTGGGGGCAGACAAGCAGGTGTCCAAGCCCGACCTGCCCGGCCTCAGCAAGATCATTCGTGAGCTCATAGCCGAAAAACTGAACAAGTAG